In Edaphobacter aggregans, the sequence ACGCAAATTGCGGGCATCTTTCGGCAATTCTGCTGCGGCGCAACGGCACAGTCGAACTACTCCATTCGACCGGTACAGTCCTCGGACTCTTCGAAGAATGGGACTCACCCATCGTCGAATGCCAGCTCGCAGCAGGCGACACGCTAGCTCTTTACACCGATGGAGTAACCGAATCTTTCAACGAAACCGGAGAAGAGTTCGGCGAAGAACGACTCATCGACACCCTGAGGCAAAGCGCAGATCTGCCTGCCCAGCAACTCCTCACCTCCGTCGTCGAACAGATACAGAGCTTTACCGCAACCGAGCAGCACGACGACATCACCCTCATCATTGCAAAATGCATAAGCTCAGTCTGAAAAGTAACCCCGCGCCTACCTGAAATTCTTTAGCAAAATTAACGAAAACCCAAGCCAGACCTGCTATTGCGCTTGATATCCTATAGAGGCTATGCCTACAAAAAAAGAACTCCTCCAGCGCCCCATCCAGCACATCGACATCAAGCAGCATAACGTCGTCGCCCTCGTCGACGCCATGAAGGACATGGCCTACAGCTCGCGTGACACTGGCCGTGCTGCTGATATCTACGAGATGATGCTGCGCGACACCGACTGCGGCGTCATCCTCTGCCTCGCCGGCTCCCTCATCTCTGCCGGCCTCCAGAAAATCTTCGTCGATCTCATCCGTAACAACATGGTCGATGCCGTCGTCTCCACCGGCGCCAACATCGTCGATCAGGACTTCTTCGAGGCCCTAGGCTTCAACCACTACGTCGCCGGTGACGAATACAAGTACGGCGCAGGCGACGCCGATCTTCGCGAGCTGATGATCGACCGCATCTACGACACCTTCATCGACGAGGAAGAGCTCCGCATCTGCGACGAGACCACCCACCAGATCACCAACTCCCTCGAACCCCGCCCCTACAGCTCCCGCGAGTTCATCCGCGAGATGGGCGCCTATCTCTCCAAGAACGGCAAGACCCCGCAAGCCGGTGGCCGCGACTCCATCGTCCTCGCCGCCTACGAGAAAAACGTCCCCATCTTCTGCCCCGCCTTCTCCGACTGCTCCGCCGGATTCGGCCTCGTCGCTCACCAGCACGCTCGTCAGGGCAAGCCGCACGTCTCCATCGACTCGGCCAAGGACTTCTACGAGATCACCCAGCTCAAGATCGCTAACCCCACCACCGGCCTCCTGATGATCGGCGGCGGCGTCCCCAAGAACTTCGCGCAGGACATCGTCGTCGCCGCAGACATCCTCGGCGTCGATGCCTCCATGCACAAGTACGCCATCCAGATCACCGTGGCAGATGCCCGCGACGGCGCCCTCTCCGGTTCCACCCTCAAGGAGGCCAGCTCCTGGGGCAAGGTCGACCTCACTTACGAGCAGATGGTCTTCTCCGAGGCCACCATAGCCCTACCGCTCATCGCGGGCTACGCCTTCCACAAAAACGCGCAGGCTGCGCGCAAGGGCAAATCCTGGACCCAGATTCTCGATCAGGTTCCAGTAACCGCATAAGCCGTTCTCAAGTCACATTCACCCAAAGGCCGCCTCTTCAGAGGCGGCCTTTCTCCGTTTATTCGCTATAAATGCCCGTTACTACTCCTGAAATGTTGTCTTTGCAGATAACCCACGTCTGTGTTATTCCCGCTGCAACTTATTTTCTGTCATTCTCACCCTGCTAACAAAAATCTAATTGCCCCGTCGTAAGCTGCATTTCCGATGGCAAACATCAACTGTGACATTAACTCCCGTGGCTAACTTTATATCTTGTTAAGCCTTTGAAATATCTGGTCAGCAAGGATCAGTTTTCGCAAATACTGCAGCACAAAATTTTTCAAGAGATAAGAAATCACTTATCCACCGATGGTCACCACAGAATAGTTACGATAAGGCTTCCGAACGGTTACTAAAGGGCCAACCCATAAATGCACACCTTTCCGATTTTTGGTTTTCTTTCTCTGCTAAGTGCCTGCGCGGTTCTCCTGATAGCCTTTTTTAGAGAACAACGCACTGCCCGTGAGTTCGCAGCACAGTTGACACACGCGCGCGAACAGCAGCATCACCACAAAATGCAGCTCACCGAGCGCTCGCAACTCGATACGCTCAAGGACGAGTTCATCTCCACCGTCTCGCACGAGCTCCGCACCCCCCTGACCAGTATCCGGGGAGCCCTCGGCCTTCTCTCCTCCGGCGTCATCGGAGACGTGGACCCCAAAGCACTGAACCTCCTCCGCATTGCAGTCACCAATACCGACCGACTCATCCGCCTCATCAATGACATCCTCGATCTGGAGCGCATGGAATCCGGCCGCGCCCCGCTCCAGATACGCCGCTGCTCCCTGCAAGATCTCTGTGAGCAGGCCATCGAGACCATGACACCCATGGCCGACGCCGGCACCGTCTATCTCGAACTCGTCGGCTCCACGGGCCTCGGCGCCGCATCCTCAGAGACCCTCTTCTTCGACGGCGACGCCGACCGCATCCTCCAGGTCCTGACCAACCTCCTCTCCAACGCCATCAAGTTCTCTCCC encodes:
- a CDS encoding 1,9-bis(guanidino)-5-aza-nonane synthase; amino-acid sequence: MPTKKELLQRPIQHIDIKQHNVVALVDAMKDMAYSSRDTGRAADIYEMMLRDTDCGVILCLAGSLISAGLQKIFVDLIRNNMVDAVVSTGANIVDQDFFEALGFNHYVAGDEYKYGAGDADLRELMIDRIYDTFIDEEELRICDETTHQITNSLEPRPYSSREFIREMGAYLSKNGKTPQAGGRDSIVLAAYEKNVPIFCPAFSDCSAGFGLVAHQHARQGKPHVSIDSAKDFYEITQLKIANPTTGLLMIGGGVPKNFAQDIVVAADILGVDASMHKYAIQITVADARDGALSGSTLKEASSWGKVDLTYEQMVFSEATIALPLIAGYAFHKNAQAARKGKSWTQILDQVPVTA